AGtcacatcaggtacttgggtggccacacagcggtccacaaacacacgcagtGGGACGTGGTTATACACCTTCACAGATGCCTCAATATTAATGATGTCACCCAAGTAGTACACATTTGAAGGCCTCTGATTggaccagtcatctgcaagaggAAAGAACGGTTTAGGCACAGCCTCATTTCACCAGGCTTAAGATCTAAAGAAACTACACAAACCCATCATGAGGTTCATGGAGAACACCAAGACGTCCTCGCCAACCTCCGTTGAAGCATAAGGAACCCAAGTTGGCCTCAAAGCATTACTGCTTACATTATGGAGCCTGTAGTtcaaggagataccaaataaacAGTCTTCCAGTTACAACACCACAAGAAACACTGCTTAAGACATCCAGTCAGTCACTTACCTTTGATAGTGGCATTGAACGCCAACAATTGCATCCTCAGCACGGATAATTGGCGTGCCAGCAAATGCCACAGAAGTGTAGTTAAGAGCAAAGATGTAGACAAGCTCATCCGCAGTCATCTGTAAGAGATGGAAGTGGTTACCAAGTGGGTTCTGTTCAACTACACTTAAGGCTCAAAAGTGGTTTTTAGTAGCCATGCCATAGAACTACTTTCAGTTCCCCAAAGCAGCTTTCAGTTACCAGATTTCAGAAACTGAAAGGTTCTGCTGAGGTTTAACGTTCAACTAACAATTGACACCAATGAAGAACCTTTGTTTTTATTGGTTAGTTCAGTCAGACGTAACTGTTCTTACCATCAGCACACTATTGCAGTCCTGTAGTTCATATTCAAAGATGAGAACCCCAGAGGCATAGTCCTCACCAACAACAGGACAGCCTCCCATAGTCAaaccagatggctggatcagcTGACCATTGCTGAACATATCCTTCTTCACCTCCACATGAACCCGGCTCTCACTGCATTGCACAGCCACACTACTGGGAGTCACAGGTTGCCTCAACTGGAAGTTCACCGCCAACTCTCTTTGCACCTCTGGAACGACAGGAAACTTCCAGTCCAAAGGCTTGACTGGACCCTGCAACAgctgcttctcctgaagaccaagagggTCTTGCGCAAATTGTCTGGAGTCAAGACTCGGAAACTGAGAAGCCTTTTGGAAAGGACTCAAGAGCCCTTGAGAAGAAAAAGCAGGACCTCTGGAAGCTGGAGCTGATTGTGGCTTCGTGATGCTCAGACTTTGACGGTGTTTCAAACTTCCCCATGCACTCTTCAGGTCAAAAGCCACAATCACAACCAACAGTAACACACCTTGCAAGAAGCCCATTCTAACAAACTTTGGCACAATGCTCAAGTGCACATCAGTATTGGCTTTGCTATTTAGTAGAGCTTTGAATTAAGGtggctcctcccctttcagcttAATTGATTAACCTTGAATCTCCTCTGGGCTTGTAGAGTTTATTAATCCCCAATTGAGAAAAGTCAAGAACATCACTAACCAATATAAAGCTACATGTGAATCTGAGATTTTAATCTTCATTTGCTCACTATTTTATAAGAAACATAACATTTTGTCCATTGTAGATGATGGCGTCTAAAGAATTCATAAATTattcaataataatcataaatattgattaataatttttggtttagtttttagtGTAGTCACTATGTGTAATGGTAACATCATGTATACCTAAATACTCATATAAATGATTAGAAAGGAAAACATTAGTAAATTGGCAAAATGGGGGGGACTAAGCAGCCCGGAAGTCACCTGTAATTGTTCAGGTACAACAAGTGGGATTAAACATTATTATCCTTTTTTTACACCTCCTTGTGAATTTTTACTTCAGTTCATGTCAATCCTTATAATGTCTGGAGGTTTCATAGTGAAAGATATTCATCAGTATAtggccaacattttttttttttagaaagattaTGGAACTATACATATTTTAGATGTATTAAGTCTCCACATCTAACAGTGAGTGAAACTTTTTAGATGTTCTGAGACAACACTGTGATTCTCTTAAAATCCATCCATCTTCATGATTATTCCAGAAATACATTTTGATGCATCTACAAACCCATCACTTGTAACATGACACTCTTGTGGCTGCTGGGATACATTGGAGTTGTAagtgaaatgaataaattatttaccTAACAAATTATACATTTAGAACAATAAAATGGGTTGATTTGCAGAATCAATTTAATTGTTAACACTTTAAAGAAACATAAactataatgctaaaataacattttctatgTAAGTTTGTCAGTGCTGTCATATCTGTACAATATCTGTACAATTTAGAACGTTTATTTTCTGAATGAAAAATATAGTTGTTTACAATGGGATACAATTTAGCTCTTCTGACAGCTGTAAATCACTCATGATGATGGTGAAAAAACGGCGGAGGCTGAGATCTCGCTCTACACAACCAAAACAGATGAGAATCCATCCGGGGTGAACAGCAGTTTTACTAGCTTCAAATGTAATGTGGTTAAAAAAGTTACTAACATTTAAAATCAGCAATATAAACAGTATATGCTTATTAATATACATGTATTCCAAAACGCAGCTTTGAGAAGGGCCTTTACAGTCCAGTTTTCTGCTCAGTTGATGACCGCAAGgtactgcagagggtggtgaaagcCACCCAAGGCATCATAAGGACACCACTTCCTgttattgaggacatccagagaaaaTGTCTTCTACGTCGAGCTCGAAGCATTTTTAaagactcctctcaccctgaccatagaccgtttaacctcctgccctctgggaggcgcttcaggagcctccgggcAAGGACCAGCGgtctcaggaacagctttttcccttgAGCGGTCTCCTTACTGAGTTCTGCCCACtgatttacaacaacaacaaaaaatgttacACTCATTATTAATGCACTACTGTCTGTTTTTTCATACAGAacaatccatttgcacactggaaCGTTTTTCcatgcacatttttttaaatgtccattgcactagtgtaagtGTTTTTAGTTCTGCTTATAGTGTACATTCACTTATCACACAATCCAGCTGTccagtatgttcatagtacacctatttgtctatcatgctaatagtatttaaaaaaaataataatctgacaggaattttcagaaaaattaatacaagatgtagtcaaccagacgattaacattattaacagcaattattatatgatacaatcacacttgtagcaatatttggtagttctgtatgttgtttcagggttagcatcatctgaggtcttctgaggggttggcatcagctcctctcaggtgttctggatccagactggagcttgtgtaaatcctagttacacaaaacaaatagagacataatttagcgttggagtcgattaacgcgtataagcgttatgaggcattttatcctgataaccccgaaaataacttttAGTTTagaaaattacactttcagttttgatcgtgcAGATAAGAtcaatacatcaattgaatctgtaaagggtttacCTTTTTttagtatacagacataataacaaaactttgtgcacttataaaataaagataacaaacaaggtgtgctgtctgtagCCTTGGTCTGctctgatcttcatttacaaacgcgtcattaaaatgaactgtaactcagtgaatactcaacacaGAGACACGAGagatatatctacagaaagcttgacatgtctacttttaaactaaacaaacgtgctaccgaaaacaaatattctgtgataaagtaatcccagggccggacagtaacggagtacatttacttgagtacagtacttaagtacaattttaagggatCTGTACCTTTcttgagtatcatttttggggagtactcatgactttactcaagtacatttgagaggcaaatattgtactctttactccgctacatttctatccataaccgtaagtacccgttacttcttcagccccgtccacacggagacgaagtttaccccaatccgatcttttttttccttgtctcaagaaatatccgcgtccacacgaaaccacaaaacgaagtagtatacatgccagaccagcatgtggtgctgtaattctgccacagagatacacttaaaatggagaagacatggactatgctcataaaccttgtGCATGGTACtaaaacgaacatggaacaatacattaaTCTGAGTTAATAAAAAGATAatcattcagtgtttgttcatgtttttgttgcggTTATGTGACATAGCAGTGTCTgattaggggcgagacgtgggctgatgacatcATCGTTTCAGAAGATATACGGATTCGCCGTCCAAACGAAAATGCAAAACGGCAATAGTCCAGTCTacaggtcataaatgcatgaactagcaaATCCACATCAGAAACAACaggtttcatagcttggcaatgtgtCCAAGATGGAAGAAAGTGATTTTTGTAacttgggaaatatggttttcaaaggaCAAGTTGCGATCTAATATACCACCcatatttatgactgtaaagtaACAGTACATCGGTCTGTTGCAAACTATAGACTTTTAGATGCAGTCTACAGTTTTGTTCCAATAAGTAATATCGGTCTTGTACGAATTTATAAGGGGAAAGTTATTGGTCATCCAGTCTCTTACAGTAACACGGTTTGTTGGCTTAGCTAATTTAGAAATCTCACCTGGTCTGCTTGAGATATGGTTGAGTTTCAGCAGTATAActgtggaaactaatcccatattttctaataatattaccaaaggtgcaacatgtatattgaaaatagaagaggatcCTAGTGGCAtgccatattttactggtgataaatgagatgacaacccatttaaaaaaaaaaaaaaaaaaaaaaaaaaagcaggtaggatctaaaccatctaagagcctgcccttgaatacctgtatagttttgtaatcggagcatgtcatgatctatggtgtcaaatgcagcactaagataaattaaaactagcaatgagaggAGTTGAATCTAATCCTTACAGAACAAATCCAAATGGTTTAAACTACACAAGAGCAGAAACAAGACTTCCCATTTATTGAAAGTCAGCAATAGGGTTTTCCCCATTTATTGAAGTCCAGCTAAAGTCTTCTGTCGCCCTTGAACCATTACAGGACCGAGTGAGGCCTTGCCTTCCCACTGAATACCTAGGAAAGGCAAATAACCAAGTAAAGTGGAGCATGTGAAGTGTCAGAAGCAATCTTAAAGCAGCTACCTACCCCCAATAGGAGCATCACTTCCCACATCAGGACCACATGTTGAGTCACAACAAGCGCAAACCTGGtggttcccatcagcagcaagccacctgcaacAAGGAAAAATCAGACACGGCAGCTTCATAGTGTTCTTAAGCAGCATGAACATACCCATTGGaaaaggaacaggatttgtggagaGCATCACTgggtgcagaagcaagagtggccttcacGGTACAGGTtatgtagatctgcaagagacaccaGGAAGGGTTCACAAACCAGAGCAGATGGGAAGAGGACTCAGATTCAGTCAATATAGTACgtacagaaggactggatccgCCCTGGAACATGAAAGCCTCCAGCTGGAACCAGATCTTGTCTTCCTGGGTTCGAGGCAAGAAGTGGGAGCTGGAAGCCGTAGCCTTGGCATCCACAAGGCACCTGATAAAGAGTGGGTGACAATTCGGTGAATCGAGTCACCAGACCTTACCCCAATTCTCAGTGACAAAGTGCTCCCTGAAAAAACGTAATCCATTCTAGAGAATCAAGTGGCAGGACTTTacccatgattctcaatgaaGGAATATCTCGGAACAGAAGtcacatcaggtacttgggtggccacacagctgtccacaaacacacgcaggGGGACGTGGTTATACACCTTCACAGATGCCTCAATATTAATGATGTCACCCAAGTAGTACACATTTGAAGGCCTCTGATTggaccagtcatctgcaagagAAAAGAACGGTTTAGGCACAGCCTCAATTACAAGGCTTAAGATCTAAAGAAACTACACAAACCCATCATGAGGTTCATGGAGAACACCAAGACGTCCTCGCCAACCTCCGTTGAAGCATAAGGAACCCAAGTTGGCCTCAAAGCGTTACTGCTTACATTATGGAGCCTGTAGTTCAGGGAGATACCAAAACAAACGGTCATCCAGTTGAACCACCACAAGAAACACTGCTTAAGACATCCAGTCACTTACCTTTGATAGTGGCATTGAACGCCAACAATTGCATCCTCAGCACGGATAATTGGCGTGCCAGCAAATGCCACAGAAGTGTAGTTAAGAGCAAAGATGTAGACAAGCTCATCCTCAGTCATCTGTAAGAGATGGAAGTGTTACCAAGTGGGTTCGGTTCAACTACACTGAAGGCTCAAAAGTGGTTTTTAGCCATAGAAATACTTTCAGCTCcccaaagcatctttcagttaccGGATTTCAGAAACTGAAAGGTTCTGTGGAGGTTTAACGTTCAACTAACGATTGACACCAATGAAGAACCGGTTTTTATTGGTTAGTTCAGTCAGACATAACAGTTCTTACCATCAGCACACTATTGCAGTCCTGTAGTTCATATTCAAAGATGAGCACCCCAGAGGCAGAGTCCTCACCAACAACAGGACAGCCTCCCATAGACAaaccagatggctggatcagcTGACCATTGCTGAACATATCCTTCTTCACCTCCACATGAACCCGGCTCTCACTGCATTGCACAGCCACACTACTGGGAGTCACAGGTTGCCTCAACTGGAAGTTCACCGCCAACTCTCTTTGCACCTCTGGAACGACAGGAAACTTCCAGTCCAAAGGCTTGACTGGACCCTGCAACAgctgcttctcctgaagaccaagagggTCTCGTGCAAATTGTCTGGAGTCAAGACTCGGAAACTGAGAAGCCTTTTGGAAAGGATTCAAGAAcccttgagaagaaaaaaaaggaccTCTGGAAGCTGGAGCTGATTGCGGCTTTGTGCTGCTTGGACTTCGACGGTGTTTCAAACTTCCCCATGCACTCTTCAGGTCAAAAGCCACAATCACCACCAACACTAACACACCTTGCAAGAAGCCCATTCTAACAAACTTTGGCACAATGCTCAAGTGCACATCAGTATTGGCTTTGCTATTTAGTAGAGCTTTGAATTAAGGtggctcctcccctttcagcttAATTGATTAACTTTGATTCTCCTCTGGGCTTGTAGAGTTTATTCATCCCCAACTGAGAAAAGTCAAGAACGTCACTAACCAGTAGAAAGCTACATGTGGATCTGAGATTTTAATCTTCATTTGCTCACTATTTTATAAGAAACACAAAATTTTGTCATTCATAGattaataatttttggtttagtttttagtGTAGTCACTATGTGTACTGGTAACATCATGTATACCTAAATACTCATATAAATGAAGTACAACAAGTGGGATTAAATATTATTATCCTTTTTTACTCTTCATTTTGAATTTTTACTTCAATGCATGTCAATCCCTGTAATGTCTGCAGGTTTCATAGTGAGAGATATTCATCAGTATATTGacaacattttattgaaatattttagatGTATTAAGTATCCACATCTAGCAGTGACTGAATCTTTTTAGATGTTCTGAGACAACACTGTAATTCTCTTCAAATCCATCTTTAAGATTATTCTAACAATATATTTTGATGCATCTACAAAACCATCACATGAAACATGACACTCTCTTTTGGCTGCTGGGATACATTGgatattgtaaataaattatttacttaaCAATTATACAATtcgatattttgatttatttattgcctGAATGGGGCATTTTGCATTAAGTGATCAATAGTGATGGGAGAAACAAAGCTTTTCGTAACTTTGAACCAATTGTGTCTCAAAGTGATTCACTGATTCAAATCACACGAAACATCATATTATACATGCCGGTCAAAATGGTCAAATAAAACCTATTTTACAAATCAACTCCTAATGTTTATgtcattaaaatgtttacaaatttgATACAAGTTCAGATAAAAACCACATAGAAAGGTTTGCAGAGATCGACTCAGAGTGGCAAATCATTGAAAGTAACCAGAAATTGAAATGCATTGAATTTAAGTTTTCCCAATTCATTTTAACAGTGTATGCTCACGCCTGTGCAATATATGATACAGCTACTTTTTCATGAGTGTGTCTGTATTCGCTTGACTGTGTCGTATTAGGAGATACACaagattttaaaaagcatttttggaacaacatgaatgtgctttctttctttttccagaAGGGGaatactgctttaaaaaaaaaaaaaaaaaaaaagcgagatCAAACCAGACACTGAAAGAACACTTTTCAGTTTGAAGTGGAGTATTCAAAGACTTCACCTGAGAACCTCAGCCTTCAACTAACAGGCtagtgatattttatttttttcctgagtataaatacatataaatcagGTCCAAGCGGAGTTTGACTCCAGAAACAATTAAGGCAGCAGTAAGTACTGTATATGGAAATGCAGCACACAAAGAGCTGTGATTAAACCTGAGGAGCCAAgggaaaaacagtaaaatattattaccatttaaaatagcaAATTTtccatgtgaatatctgttaaaatgtaatttgtttctgtgatcaaagctgtattttcagcattattactccagtcttcagtgtcacatgatcttcacaaatctttctaatatgctgatttgctgctcaagaaacatttctgattattatcaatgttataaACATTtatgctgcacaatatttttgtggaaaacttgattcgttttatttttcaggattctctgatgaatagaaagttcaaaagaacagcatttatgtagaatataaatattttgtaacaagcCTCTTTCTAGATAAATTGAATGTGTTCTTGCCGAATAAAAGTatcaaagtaaaaacaaaaatggtaCTCTTAAAAGTCTATGCTTTATATCtataggatttactttgaaaggattttcattcagaaactgatattaaattggaaaaataattatagagaaacagcaagtaacacattgatttaaatctgaaatagtattttcttttaaaatttttaaacttaGTAGTTTCTTctgcattaatttaaatgtaaaatcctGATGTTTTCAAGATACAATTAAGTGTGTAATTTATTAGAAAATAGTTTCTAAATCAAATTTCTTTAGTGTACAGCACCCTTTCCCcatgtaaaatttaaatttttatgtttttaaattatctTAAATTAATTCAACCACTCATGTTCATACAGTATTATATAAGTGTTTATGTATGCACATATGAGAAGCCTATATTTAAGCCTTTAAACTGTGCTGTCAAACTGAGGATGAAGAATATTTGCATCTAAAAGCTGTAGCTCACATGCACTCGCTCAGGTACATTTCCAGAATCCTGATGAATGAATGACCTGAAAATGAAGATGTATTGTAAATGCAGTCTCTCTCTTGCTGATGTTGTTGCATGCGCCGTCACTCATGCAGATCAGCAGTGACCCATGCTGGAGAGATGGTTGAGCTTGAGCACATAGCTTTATTAGATTGCTCAGCACAGGGAAAGTGAAATGTGGGCTAATTGTAAAATAACAAGACTAATCTCCACTTTATATAGGCCACAGCGGGGGGCATGGTTTGATCTCACAGCTACCTGACTTCACTGACAATAGCAGGAGCAGTCGAGCGTCCCCGGAGgctttggttcttttttttttttggtccttcactgacaagctgctcaAATTTTCTCACCTTCAGGCCACCCCAggtgtagatgaatttgtttctacatcagatttggagaaatgtagcattgcatcagtgtctcatcagtggatgctctgcagtgaatgggtgccgtcagaatgagagtccgaacagctgataaaaacatcacaataatacacagcactccagtccagcagttaacatctgaagaagacaaaagctttatatttataagaaacaaattcatcattaagccATTTTTAACTTCTAACCATTGCTTCTTGCTAAAGTCTtcaatccataataacacttcctccagtgaaaaagtggtctggtctgaatcaggagagaaatctgcacagatcaaagaccatttaaatagtccaaaacagctctaaacaaatatataagtGGATTTTGATGCGAGAGATAGAttatttcactggaggaagtgaaTTATGGACTAGAGGTTTAGCaaaaagcaatggtttgaagttaataATATCTTAAtgttggatttgtttcatcttttttttcttctccggatgttaactgatggactgtgtcacgatcattagatggagtgcccatgagcttcagtagaggccactccactcaggaccattccacccatcaaccaccagatgtcacttggacactagcacctctcatactgttgcaccacacccgaactacattacccatgagtcactgcatcacaatcaccctgccacacctgcacctcattcatcagtcaatttccttgccacacctgcacctcatttacacacacataaaagcagtacactctcactcactgcgaagtcttgtttagccagtctgacatttccgagcatttttccctgtgtttgttattcctgtgttttgacctttggactgtgtattccgactctggttctccgctgcctgtcccgatctctgcttgtttctggtaaCGGTTCTGGTTATCCCTgccacacctgacgccattcctgatccctgcctgtattaccattctgtggaaaaaatgctgcatatggatccgaacgcctcctaCTCCTTGTTAcagactggagtgctgtggattattgtgatattttaattgataaaattaattttatcagctgtttggactctcattctgacggcacccattcactgcagagcatccattgatgagacactgatgctacatttctccaaatctgttcagatcaagaaacaaataattatattattaatatatgaagtgttttttttactttaaggcTTTCAGGTTTTGTGTTACTTTCCAAAAGTAATTTCTAGAAACACAAAGTGACCCACATCAGTCTTTTAATCAGCTTGATTTTTCACTGATGTACAGTGGTGTGTAATAGTGGCTGTAAAGGTTGTGATGTTCACTCAGTGTCTGTGTGCATCAAGTGTGAATCATATGTTAATGCTCATGTTTGCCGCTGGCGCTGTGTGAGGATTTCAACAGGGCAGTCATGTGCAATGGCATAAAAACAGAACATATAATTTCTAGTGAAAGAACAAACACACATGTGAAAACTGTGAAAGATGAGCCTTGAATGAAGAAATCTGCTGTTGTGCCCTATAAAATAAGTCACTTGTACAATTTAGTACCATGTTTTTTAATCATGCTGACATGATCGCGTTCTGTCATGAATTCAGTGTTCAAAACGTGGTACGATTTGAAATGATTGAGTctcttctgcatttatttgattaaaagactgtaaaactgtaaaatattatttaaaaaaaaaattctgtcatcaatatattataattttttaaattttgattcagattttttgatTGAAgtagatttttgttaaatgtttcatTGTTCAACAAATTGAAAATAAGTCCAgcctagatttatttttatttgttttagtaattttgttgtgttttgtcatttttattagattttttttatgtctataaaGTTTTTATggagttttagtttttagttctagtttatttcaatatttcaatacttaaactaaatgaaaattgtaaattttttaataagctgaaataactaattaaatagatttgacaaaaatatatttttatattcttttgtaaccttgaaaatgttttactgccatttttttaatcaatttaatgcataccgattaaaataattcatttcataaaaaaagaagaaaacatacTGATCTCAAAGTTTTAATCAGTAGTAAATACAGCAGTACTTGATATTAAAACAGCATTAATTTTTCTTCCATAAGGATATTCATCAGGATGTATGGCCATCAGCAATCGACTGAAGGGTAAACAAGTGCCTCTTTTTGATCAGCAGATCGATAACGTCAATGACAAGGAAAGTCATTTCAGAGGTGGAACAAGTTCATTCATTTTGGTGAAAGATTTCAGGTAAGAAGGAATTTCTCTTAGTATTTGCACAATAAAACCTGGAATGCCGATTAAGAAATCAATTTGAATGCATAATTAATTTGAAATCTATGAAATCCATATTTTCCatattcatatccaaattttaataaacacaaataaataaaataaataaatctgattaGAGATTCAAAACAGGGCTATTATGGTAAATACAACTAAaaccataataatttttttttaccgaaaataaaataaactttaactgaaataaaataaaaatatatatattttattttggctagttaccaatattataaatatatatatatatatatatatatatatatatatatatatatatatatatatatatatatatatatatatatatatatatattcatgatttttattttattttattttatcagagTAAATCAACTTAATTAATGTAAT
The sequence above is drawn from the Carassius carassius chromosome 31, fCarCar2.1, whole genome shotgun sequence genome and encodes:
- the LOC132111264 gene encoding zona pellucida sperm-binding protein 3-like isoform X2, producing the protein MGFLQGVLLLVVIVAFDLKSAWGSLKHRQSLSITKPQSAPASRGPAFSSQGLLSPFQKASQFPSLDSRQFAQDPLGLQEKQLLQGPVKPLDWKFPVVPEVQRELAVNFQLRQPVTPSSVAVQCSESRVHVEVKKDMFSNGQLIQPSGLTMGGCPVVGEDYASGVLIFEYELQDCNSVLMMTADELVYIFALNYTSVAFAGTPIIRAEDAIVGVQCHYQRLHNVSSNALRPTWVPYASTEVGEDVLVFSMNLMMDDWSNQRPSNVYYLGDIINIEASVKVYNHVPLRVFVDRCVATQVPDVTSVPRYSFIENHGWLAADGNHQVCACCDSTCGPDGGSDVPIGGIQWEAKASLGPVMVQGRQKTLASPYNK
- the LOC132111264 gene encoding zona pellucida sperm-binding protein 3-like isoform X1, producing MGFLQGVLLLVVIVAFDLKSAWGSLKHRQSLSITKPQSAPASRGPAFSSQGLLSPFQKASQFPSLDSRQFAQDPLGLQEKQLLQGPVKPLDWKFPVVPEVQRELAVNFQLRQPVTPSSVAVQCSESRVHVEVKKDMFSNGQLIQPSGLTMGGCPVVGEDYASGVLIFEYELQDCNSVLMMTADELVYIFALNYTSVAFAGTPIIRAEDAIVGVQCHYQRLHNVSSNALRPTWVPYASTEVGEDVLVFSMNLMMDDWSNQRPSNVYYLGDIINIEASVKVYNHVPLRVFVDRCVATQVPDVTSVPRYSFIENHGCLVDAKATASSSHFLTRTKEDKIWFQLEAFMFQGGSSPSIYITCTVKATLASAPSDALHKSCSFSNGWLAADGNHQVCACCDSTCGPDGGSDVPIGGIQWEAKASLGPVMVQGRQKTLASPYNK
- the LOC132111270 gene encoding zona pellucida sperm-binding protein 3-like; its protein translation is MGFLQGVLVLVVIVAFDLKSAWGSLKHRRSPSSTKPQSAPASRGPFFSSQGFLNPFQKASQFPSLDSRQFARDPLGLQEKQLLQGPVKPLDWKFPVVPEVQRELAVNFQLRQPVTPSSVAVQCSESRVHVEVKKDMFSNGQLIQPSGLSMGGCPVVGEDSASGVLIFEYELQDCNSVLMMTEDELVYIFALNYTSVAFAGTPIIRAEDAIVGVQCHYQRLHNVSSNALRPTWVPYASTEVGEDVLVFSMNLMMDDWSNQRPSNVYYLGDIINIEASVKVYNHVPLRVFVDSCVATQVPDVTSVPRYSFIENHGCLVDAKATASSSHFLPRTQEDKIWFQLEAFMFQGGSSPSIYITCTVKATLASAPSDALHKSCSFSNGWLAADGNHQVCACCDSTCGPDVGSDAPIGGIQWEGKASLGPVMVQGRQKTLAGLQ